Proteins encoded within one genomic window of Paenibacillus rhizovicinus:
- a CDS encoding ATP-dependent helicase has protein sequence MSIPANQLPQVSIEQMLMELNPQQRRAAEIIYGPVLVIAGAGSGKTKTLTYRIANMIGRHNIQAKNMFVATFTNKAAGEMKERIIKACGPDAVSDIWAGTFHSLCVRILRRFGHHLGYDPKYSIYDQDDSHRLIYKVYQMHSVEDKYHPKQAAEFIGDCKNNLADVETAMVHRVYTTQDEMMAIVYRDYQMMLKEANAMDFDDLIMNTVMLLENFEEVRNWAQNKFQYVMSDEYQDVNHAQFRLLQMLAWPQNNIFVVGDDKQSIYRFRGSDIAHIMNFEAVYFPCNTVQLTINYRSNATIVAAGNGVIKNNTRQKEMTLIANKQGGQPINDVTLENEHKEAAFVSWLIQKAVKEGKRKWSDFAILYRTNNQSAPFEQLFLHNMIPHKVVGGLGFFQREEIKDIVSYLRVINNPKDDAAIGRIMNKPARGIGDTSQDHLQAFALSHKVSLHRAMKMVRDIDKINKRTGTKITEFVDLIEHFQKFLDMDVLRFCQYVLDQTGYVRMWENKATPEAQEKVENIQEFLRLVERYKQEHPDKELSEFLLETSLLMDFDNPAADNSVKLMTMHSSKGLEFPVVFIVGVNEKVFPSWRSKDQEDIEEERRLAYVGITRAEEELYLTHTTQRTNFRGGMELVEPSRFLDELPEEIVRKMEIPQRN, from the coding sequence ATGTCAATCCCAGCTAATCAGCTGCCACAGGTGTCCATCGAACAGATGCTTATGGAGCTCAATCCGCAGCAGCGGCGTGCGGCGGAAATCATTTATGGGCCAGTTCTCGTTATTGCGGGCGCCGGATCCGGAAAAACCAAGACCTTGACGTATCGGATTGCCAACATGATTGGCCGCCATAACATTCAGGCTAAAAACATGTTTGTTGCGACGTTTACGAATAAGGCAGCAGGGGAGATGAAGGAGCGGATTATCAAGGCATGCGGTCCAGATGCAGTTAGCGATATCTGGGCAGGCACGTTCCACAGCCTCTGTGTTCGTATCCTACGCCGCTTTGGCCATCATCTGGGTTATGACCCCAAATACTCGATTTACGACCAGGATGACTCCCACAGGCTGATCTACAAGGTGTACCAGATGCACAGCGTCGAAGATAAGTATCATCCGAAGCAAGCAGCAGAGTTCATTGGCGACTGCAAGAACAACCTGGCCGACGTGGAGACGGCAATGGTCCATCGAGTTTACACGACCCAAGATGAAATGATGGCCATCGTGTACCGGGATTATCAGATGATGCTCAAAGAGGCCAATGCTATGGACTTCGATGATCTCATTATGAACACGGTCATGCTGCTGGAGAATTTCGAAGAGGTCCGAAACTGGGCTCAGAACAAGTTCCAGTATGTGATGAGCGACGAGTACCAGGACGTCAACCATGCGCAGTTCCGGCTGCTGCAGATGCTGGCATGGCCACAGAATAACATTTTCGTCGTCGGGGACGATAAACAGTCCATCTACCGATTCCGTGGCAGCGACATTGCTCACATCATGAACTTTGAGGCTGTTTACTTTCCGTGTAATACGGTTCAACTCACGATCAATTACAGATCCAATGCGACCATCGTGGCGGCCGGCAACGGCGTAATCAAGAACAACACACGTCAGAAGGAAATGACGCTAATCGCCAACAAACAGGGCGGGCAGCCGATCAACGACGTGACGCTGGAGAATGAACACAAGGAAGCCGCATTCGTGTCCTGGCTGATCCAGAAGGCTGTTAAGGAAGGAAAGCGAAAGTGGAGCGACTTTGCGATTCTCTATCGGACGAACAACCAGTCGGCGCCGTTTGAGCAGTTATTTCTGCACAACATGATCCCGCATAAGGTCGTCGGAGGGCTGGGCTTCTTCCAGCGAGAGGAGATCAAGGACATTGTCTCGTACCTTCGAGTGATCAACAATCCGAAAGACGATGCAGCGATCGGGCGGATCATGAACAAGCCGGCACGAGGCATAGGAGACACCTCACAAGATCACCTTCAGGCTTTTGCGCTGTCTCATAAAGTCAGCTTGCATCGAGCCATGAAAATGGTCCGGGACATCGACAAGATCAATAAGCGAACGGGAACTAAAATCACTGAGTTCGTGGATCTGATAGAACACTTCCAGAAGTTCTTGGACATGGACGTCTTGAGGTTCTGCCAGTACGTGCTGGATCAAACCGGCTACGTCCGTATGTGGGAAAACAAGGCGACGCCGGAAGCTCAAGAGAAAGTTGAGAACATCCAAGAGTTCTTGCGTCTTGTTGAGCGTTACAAACAAGAACATCCAGATAAAGAACTGAGCGAATTCCTTCTTGAAACTTCCTTGCTCATGGATTTCGATAATCCAGCTGCGGATAATTCGGTCAAACTCATGACGATGCACTCCAGTAAAGGCTTGGAGTTCCCAGTTGTGTTCATTGTCGGCGTCAATGAAAAGGTGTTCCCATCCTGGCGCAGCAAGGATCAAGAGGACATCGAAGAAGAGCGTCGGCTGGCTTATGTCGGCATTACACGAGCTGAAGAAGAGTTGTATTTGACACACACCACCCAGCGGACAAACTTCCGTGGCGGTATGGAACTGGTTGAACCTTCTCGCTTCTTGGACGAACTTCCAGAAGAAATCGTAAGGAAAATGGAGATTCCGCAGAGAAACTAA
- a CDS encoding helix-turn-helix domain-containing protein has product MAATARTRKVDRQELFDHIANLIKNSPNQQSEISSTDLAHEFQVEPPTMDHHLKALVKDGLIRATERRGRYNRKIYVLTDESSGPSIPVSVPKEEGSSEIGSAGRKWLEQRRAGTGSSVTDISSRFKTDDESATTEQDASPLTPQPAPALREEEARQPELPIDLDPVAAPAPSVGIPEFSLDQKIQDFLARSNSIPSAEVVLQKTDRDILAVVNETIQQNMIYLKDLMDQLSTVTDKNLILGLVEERNQLMGKITKLEEEVKGHVAMITNMQKQNKQEQDKIDQNRVKMMYQVMVNTIDRFVDQPNQSMALSRNEFRKQVTTELSNLVKYVLGAEK; this is encoded by the coding sequence ATGGCCGCCACTGCAAGAACAAGAAAGGTTGATCGCCAGGAATTATTCGATCATATCGCCAACTTAATTAAAAATTCACCCAACCAGCAGTCCGAAATCTCGTCCACAGATCTTGCGCATGAGTTTCAAGTAGAACCACCTACAATGGATCATCATCTCAAGGCTCTTGTTAAGGATGGACTAATTCGGGCAACAGAACGGCGAGGTCGCTACAATCGTAAAATTTATGTGTTAACGGATGAAAGCAGTGGCCCATCGATCCCCGTAAGCGTTCCAAAAGAAGAAGGCTCATCCGAGATCGGATCTGCAGGAAGAAAGTGGCTTGAACAGCGCCGAGCAGGCACAGGCTCATCCGTTACGGATATCTCGTCCAGGTTCAAGACAGACGATGAGAGCGCAACAACGGAACAGGACGCTTCACCGTTAACACCGCAGCCGGCACCCGCATTGCGTGAAGAAGAAGCTCGTCAGCCCGAACTGCCGATAGATCTTGATCCTGTGGCAGCGCCTGCGCCAAGTGTCGGCATCCCGGAGTTTTCCTTGGATCAAAAAATTCAAGACTTCCTTGCTCGATCTAATTCGATTCCTTCTGCAGAAGTCGTGCTGCAAAAGACTGACCGTGATATCTTAGCTGTCGTCAATGAGACGATTCAGCAAAACATGATCTATCTCAAGGATCTTATGGATCAGCTCTCGACCGTGACAGACAAGAATTTGATTCTTGGATTGGTTGAAGAGCGCAATCAGCTTATGGGTAAGATCACAAAGCTGGAAGAGGAAGTCAAAGGTCATGTGGCAATGATCACGAACATGCAGAAGCAAAACAAGCAGGAACAAGATAAAATCGATCAAAACCGAGTCAAAATGATGTACCAGGTGATGGTGAATACGATCGACCGTTTCGTTGATCAGCCCAACCAATCGATGGCTCTGAGCCGGAACGAGTTCCGGAAGCAAGTCACCACTGAGCTTTCTAACCTCGTGAAATATGTACTTGGTGCAGAAAAGTAG
- a CDS encoding zinc-finger-containing protein yields the protein MECPYCGSPAVFMTHKEFYGRDYGGNVYVCRPCDAYVGTHGRSKAPLGTMANAELRRYRNQAHAAFDPIWKSKSMHRTAAYRWMQKVMDLTPQEAHIGMFDVPKCIKLVEICSRYRSHSS from the coding sequence ATGGAATGCCCGTATTGCGGCAGCCCCGCAGTTTTTATGACGCACAAGGAGTTCTACGGGCGGGATTATGGCGGCAATGTTTACGTTTGTCGGCCATGCGATGCCTACGTCGGGACTCACGGGAGAAGCAAGGCGCCATTAGGGACGATGGCGAATGCAGAGCTTAGACGGTATCGGAATCAGGCTCATGCAGCCTTTGATCCGATCTGGAAAAGCAAGAGCATGCACCGCACTGCGGCATATCGTTGGATGCAGAAGGTTATGGATCTCACGCCGCAGGAAGCGCACATCGGCATGTTCGATGTTCCGAAGTGCATTAAGCTTGTTGAAATTTGTAGTCGCTATCGCTCCCATTCATCATGA
- a CDS encoding CHC2 zinc finger domain-containing protein, whose translation MGRKYPDEFKQMLKDKATILDVVSQFVQIQQNGNAFVAICPFHNDTDPSMQIRPDLNTFGCWACGAGSKHHSSVQSCDVFGFLKGVLNCNLGEAIEWLATFLHQPLPALTPEDQKKATLRQAWVDHCKQAADRFTESLMNHKVAYNYLYHRGLNLHDILSWGLGFGDDKDTDFTNTRDRIVFSLHDYYGDLVSFTGRVLLPDEELNRINQERKSRGEREIPKYQDRFPIKKEDPYFQNHPYPEFDKRNHLYGIHLAKTYIKDWRTAIVVEGWTDAIMLHKCGARHAVSTMGVALTDAQMELIKRSGAKYVITMRDGDKAGLDAAERDCKIIEQHGLIPMIVPLDNKLDPFDLCKAYLDGMDAEGMLKYIDRNKRTYKQWLIQKVFNETQEGIMYHHSEIAYLQNMRMQKVIEILSAVMVPVEQDTYLRQASELFNVSYEALQAQVNHYAIQKKHLVS comes from the coding sequence GTGGGGAGAAAATATCCCGACGAATTTAAGCAAATGCTCAAAGACAAGGCCACGATCCTGGATGTAGTTTCGCAATTCGTGCAGATCCAGCAAAACGGGAATGCATTCGTAGCGATTTGCCCATTTCACAACGATACGGATCCGAGTATGCAAATTCGTCCGGATCTGAATACGTTCGGATGCTGGGCATGTGGCGCCGGATCTAAGCATCATAGTAGCGTTCAATCTTGTGATGTTTTTGGATTCCTGAAAGGTGTCTTGAATTGCAATCTCGGCGAAGCGATAGAGTGGCTGGCCACTTTCTTGCATCAGCCGCTGCCGGCCCTTACGCCGGAGGATCAAAAGAAAGCAACGCTGCGGCAGGCATGGGTGGACCATTGTAAGCAGGCTGCTGATCGGTTTACGGAAAGCCTCATGAATCACAAGGTTGCCTACAATTACTTGTATCATCGAGGTCTCAACCTGCATGACATATTATCATGGGGTCTGGGATTCGGCGATGACAAGGATACCGACTTCACCAATACCAGGGACCGAATTGTATTTTCGCTTCATGATTATTACGGAGATCTCGTGAGCTTCACTGGCCGGGTGTTGCTGCCAGATGAAGAGCTCAATCGAATCAACCAAGAACGGAAGTCGAGAGGGGAGAGGGAGATTCCGAAATATCAGGATCGTTTCCCTATTAAGAAGGAAGATCCTTATTTCCAAAACCATCCGTATCCGGAATTCGATAAGCGAAATCACCTATATGGGATCCACTTGGCCAAGACGTATATCAAGGACTGGCGGACCGCCATTGTCGTTGAGGGATGGACCGATGCGATCATGTTACATAAGTGCGGCGCACGTCATGCGGTTAGTACGATGGGTGTAGCGCTCACAGACGCCCAGATGGAGTTGATCAAGCGCTCCGGGGCCAAATATGTGATCACCATGCGGGACGGCGACAAGGCCGGCCTGGACGCCGCAGAACGGGACTGTAAAATTATTGAGCAGCATGGACTGATTCCAATGATCGTGCCGCTCGACAATAAGCTAGATCCCTTTGATTTATGCAAGGCGTATCTTGACGGCATGGATGCCGAAGGAATGCTTAAATACATCGACCGGAACAAGCGCACCTATAAGCAATGGCTGATTCAGAAAGTGTTCAATGAGACTCAAGAGGGGATCATGTACCATCATTCTGAGATTGCCTATTTGCAGAACATGCGGATGCAGAAGGTGATCGAAATTTTGAGCGCCGTCATGGTGCCGGTCGAGCAGGACACGTATCTTCGCCAGGCTTCGGAGCTGTTCAACGTTTCGTATGAAGCTCTGCAAGCGCAAGTCAATCATTATGCGATTCAAAAAAAACATCTGGTGTCATGA
- a CDS encoding DUF6094 domain-containing protein → MRYMNDPLSKITSRCIGTHLGFPENQPITALDIKCHDGEPLLEMTKKAAQPHRYGIEENTYQARLAQSNGFDKVCRSDYKSQSKITNEVFSMVLANPIVDDRFTDELFRDFDPFKVPNFEAEERARIEAMAQQMEMIDFGDEGQTEEEIQKRKEEADRQLKKAIEDREIAFRRALFEQEKRTEQYRWDRFVLNFVSKYLMPGGILVFVTPKEFIDGQICFKLASSYEDVKIFRLEDEEYAEQRKCIIFAKKRRQANRDQDAARVLMQYRLTPYKEIPEISFQQTPMYQVPMSKPEWIENFRVGPITGDEVLGALGKSPLISKYVETYGSVLNNEAPQPPTQLHKGHVSLLLASGLLNGHIGTGPDQHLVKGSVIKMSKETTEEEESEDGTDVRIKEREFFNIGIKYLDRHGEFHRLL, encoded by the coding sequence ATGCGATACATGAATGATCCATTATCCAAGATTACTTCAAGGTGTATCGGTACACACCTGGGTTTCCCGGAAAATCAGCCGATCACAGCGCTCGACATCAAATGTCATGACGGTGAGCCGCTTCTTGAAATGACCAAGAAAGCAGCTCAGCCTCACCGCTATGGGATCGAGGAGAATACATACCAGGCACGCTTGGCGCAGAGCAACGGCTTCGACAAGGTATGCCGGTCGGACTACAAGAGCCAATCGAAGATCACGAATGAAGTGTTCTCCATGGTATTGGCCAACCCGATCGTTGACGATCGCTTCACAGATGAGCTTTTCCGTGATTTTGATCCGTTTAAGGTTCCGAACTTTGAGGCTGAAGAGCGGGCTCGCATCGAGGCTATGGCACAGCAGATGGAAATGATCGACTTCGGTGATGAAGGCCAAACCGAAGAAGAGATCCAAAAACGGAAAGAAGAAGCTGACAGGCAGCTCAAGAAAGCAATAGAAGATCGAGAGATCGCCTTCCGTCGTGCTCTATTTGAACAAGAAAAACGCACGGAGCAGTATCGGTGGGACCGGTTCGTCTTGAACTTCGTCAGTAAGTATTTGATGCCCGGCGGGATCCTTGTGTTCGTGACGCCGAAGGAATTTATCGATGGCCAAATTTGCTTTAAGTTGGCGAGCAGCTACGAGGACGTGAAAATTTTCCGTCTGGAAGATGAAGAGTATGCCGAACAGCGGAAATGTATTATCTTCGCCAAGAAGCGGCGGCAAGCGAATCGTGATCAGGATGCGGCACGGGTGCTTATGCAGTACCGGCTGACACCGTATAAAGAAATCCCAGAGATCAGTTTTCAACAAACACCAATGTACCAGGTGCCGATGAGTAAACCGGAGTGGATCGAAAACTTCAGGGTAGGCCCTATCACTGGTGACGAGGTCCTGGGCGCCCTGGGCAAGTCTCCGCTTATCTCGAAGTATGTAGAGACATACGGATCGGTGCTGAACAATGAGGCGCCACAGCCGCCTACGCAGTTGCATAAGGGGCATGTTTCCTTGCTGCTTGCGAGTGGACTTTTGAACGGTCATATCGGAACCGGGCCCGACCAGCATCTGGTTAAGGGCAGTGTCATCAAAATGTCGAAGGAAACGACCGAGGAAGAAGAAAGCGAAGATGGCACCGATGTGCGCATCAAAGAGCGAGAGTTCTTCAATATCGGCATCAAGTACCTCGATCGTCACGGAGAATTTCATCGATTACTTTAG
- a CDS encoding helicase-related protein gives MGTLRSTELYKLEIFGRGFHEQAFCDLLVLDMRRNVRNVYLANVMSTDIRVKSLAANMQEVRTGRIVRAEGNEKESLHKNEITNIYIHEKNFFHVHDSKVDDLLQMMFVAKNARPNVKDRQDWQAEEEQRLQNGESPRRAPEELILAWDGDFKKTIYQVLNDRYNTPMLEDWQEYIVDTLIADHFYSPLEVRCYGREHALEAGLLSITERQLEEIITQGILAQEIYFDPSGSNLMSDGRSEDEGILKDCNGLDDYLTHFAGALGSRIQENTALRFDPMRDRHSEAFYDVNLHANQRGITGLFPPQADTVMGAAKTLIDDRYVFLVCEMGTGKTVMGEVLPYITEAIDQAKRNPDPFRTIVFVPTIMVSKWMREIQDRIPGAKVIEIKSYRDIIPLQHAPYKPETIEYYVMSSDVAKADYPIVPVENWRERKGDAKQSREEGKKARLALHKSEFYADGHLREYVMSGDTGFYCPDCGQPLKVGKGRNEKMSDVNFYKTRNSSGKMVYDRKVANAYCTNLVATKYMPSHRIKTPGKQMHACGYNLWQPMPLKDKSLNRKVSPAWFINNRLRRGFFKYLIADEVHEYKSGDTDRANAFGQLVNHTTKQILLTGTLLGGQASDLFYLIARLDSRRLKREGITYNDINGFIERYGVFEHKFRMVDDWEGASLANTASQTRKKSGRSEKPGVSPQVFSRFLISNCAFLELSDLAQALPRYREEPIFVEMHPDHLAAYRDLEEQVGSQMRSNVAQGGMKHVSTYVNRIYQYADMPFNQSPITYYDDQGRQRTLATPINFSSDDLIPTKYNALTNMIDAQIRRERKTMVYCRFTGVNPVDLYLYNKLKAEGYNVGILRSSGKDYDGLTMPKQEDREKWLRQMMDKNGWDVLITNPRLVSVGLDLLDFPTIVYYQMDYSTYNYMQSCRRSWRIKQTKDVEVYTLVYQETMQADVLNHIAKKIDAALALQGKFSEEGLRAMAETGDGINALAKRLMREGTLDGVDSIEDRWKRINEARDQSMQSVMNFGYESYDETVMNPLGLEEVRRIAQGMIASKQADFAAGKISAEALDDYLKHMEDMMLSIQDASKYNKGLRKKDRVIEGQIAFSF, from the coding sequence ATGGGTACTTTGCGATCCACTGAATTATACAAGCTCGAAATCTTTGGCCGTGGTTTCCACGAGCAGGCATTTTGCGATCTGCTGGTACTGGACATGCGCCGCAATGTACGGAACGTTTATCTCGCCAATGTTATGAGCACGGATATTCGTGTCAAGTCACTGGCTGCCAATATGCAAGAGGTGCGTACCGGTCGTATCGTGCGGGCTGAAGGCAATGAAAAGGAGTCTCTGCACAAAAACGAAATCACGAATATATACATCCATGAGAAGAACTTCTTCCATGTACATGACAGCAAGGTGGACGACTTGCTGCAGATGATGTTTGTCGCCAAGAACGCTCGTCCGAACGTAAAGGATCGCCAGGATTGGCAGGCTGAAGAAGAGCAGCGGCTCCAAAATGGAGAGTCTCCACGTCGTGCGCCCGAGGAACTCATCCTGGCCTGGGATGGTGATTTCAAGAAGACGATCTATCAGGTGCTCAATGACCGGTACAATACGCCAATGCTTGAAGATTGGCAGGAATATATCGTCGATACGTTGATCGCCGATCATTTTTATTCGCCGCTTGAAGTTCGCTGCTACGGACGTGAGCATGCGCTGGAGGCCGGCTTGCTGTCCATTACAGAGCGACAGCTCGAAGAGATCATTACACAAGGCATTCTGGCGCAGGAGATCTACTTCGATCCATCCGGATCCAACCTGATGAGCGATGGCCGCAGCGAAGACGAAGGCATCTTGAAGGATTGCAACGGTCTTGATGATTACCTGACTCATTTTGCCGGCGCCCTTGGTTCTCGTATCCAAGAGAACACGGCACTGCGCTTTGATCCAATGCGGGACCGCCACAGTGAGGCTTTCTATGATGTCAACCTGCATGCGAATCAGCGGGGCATCACTGGGCTCTTTCCGCCGCAGGCCGATACGGTGATGGGTGCAGCGAAGACGCTGATTGACGACCGCTATGTGTTCCTCGTTTGTGAAATGGGTACTGGTAAAACGGTTATGGGCGAAGTGCTGCCATACATCACGGAAGCGATTGATCAAGCGAAACGAAATCCGGATCCATTCCGGACCATCGTTTTCGTGCCGACCATCATGGTATCGAAGTGGATGCGGGAAATTCAAGACCGCATCCCTGGCGCCAAAGTAATCGAGATCAAAAGCTATCGTGACATCATTCCGCTCCAGCATGCACCGTATAAGCCCGAGACAATCGAGTATTATGTTATGAGCTCCGATGTTGCCAAAGCGGATTATCCGATCGTTCCGGTGGAAAACTGGCGTGAGCGCAAAGGCGATGCAAAGCAGTCTCGTGAAGAGGGCAAAAAGGCCAGACTGGCGCTGCACAAAAGTGAATTCTACGCCGATGGCCATTTGCGTGAGTACGTGATGAGCGGCGATACCGGCTTCTATTGCCCGGATTGCGGCCAGCCTCTAAAAGTAGGCAAGGGACGCAACGAGAAGATGTCGGACGTAAACTTTTACAAGACCCGCAATTCCAGCGGCAAGATGGTTTATGACCGCAAAGTGGCGAATGCCTATTGCACGAATCTCGTTGCGACAAAATACATGCCTTCTCACCGGATCAAGACGCCGGGAAAACAAATGCATGCCTGCGGATATAACCTGTGGCAGCCGATGCCACTCAAGGATAAATCCCTGAATCGAAAAGTGTCCCCTGCTTGGTTCATCAACAACCGACTCCGCCGTGGCTTCTTCAAGTACCTGATCGCTGATGAGGTACATGAGTACAAATCCGGCGACACTGACCGTGCGAATGCGTTTGGCCAGCTCGTCAATCACACGACGAAGCAGATTCTGCTGACGGGTACGCTGCTTGGCGGACAAGCCTCTGACCTGTTCTACCTGATTGCCCGTTTGGATTCCCGCCGGCTGAAGCGTGAAGGGATCACGTACAACGACATTAACGGGTTCATCGAGCGTTATGGCGTGTTCGAGCACAAATTCCGCATGGTGGATGACTGGGAAGGCGCATCGCTGGCAAATACAGCATCACAAACCCGCAAGAAGAGTGGCCGCTCCGAAAAGCCCGGCGTTTCGCCGCAGGTATTCTCTCGATTCCTGATCTCGAACTGTGCATTCCTCGAGCTGTCGGACTTGGCGCAGGCGCTGCCGAGGTATCGAGAAGAGCCGATCTTTGTTGAGATGCATCCGGACCATTTGGCTGCTTACCGGGATCTCGAGGAACAAGTCGGATCCCAGATGCGAAGCAATGTGGCGCAAGGCGGCATGAAGCATGTATCGACTTACGTGAACCGGATCTATCAGTATGCAGATATGCCGTTTAACCAAAGTCCGATCACCTATTACGATGACCAGGGCCGGCAGCGGACTTTGGCCACGCCGATCAATTTCAGCTCTGATGACTTGATCCCGACGAAGTACAATGCGCTCACGAACATGATTGATGCGCAGATCCGCCGGGAACGCAAAACCATGGTGTACTGCCGCTTCACCGGCGTCAATCCGGTCGATCTCTACCTGTACAACAAGCTCAAGGCAGAAGGCTACAATGTCGGCATCCTGCGCTCTAGTGGCAAGGACTACGATGGCCTGACGATGCCTAAGCAGGAGGACCGTGAGAAATGGCTGCGCCAAATGATGGACAAGAACGGCTGGGACGTTCTGATCACCAACCCTCGTCTTGTTTCGGTCGGGCTCGACTTGCTCGATTTCCCGACGATCGTGTACTACCAGATGGACTACTCGACTTACAACTACATGCAGTCTTGCCGCCGTTCGTGGCGTATTAAGCAAACGAAGGATGTCGAGGTTTACACGCTGGTGTATCAGGAAACGATGCAAGCCGACGTGCTGAACCATATCGCCAAGAAGATCGATGCCGCATTGGCGCTGCAGGGTAAGTTCTCCGAGGAAGGCCTCCGTGCAATGGCCGAGACCGGTGACGGCATCAATGCGCTGGCCAAGCGCCTGATGCGTGAAGGAACGCTGGACGGAGTGGACTCTATTGAAGATCGCTGGAAGCGAATCAATGAGGCTCGTGATCAAAGCATGCAGAGCGTGATGAATTTCGGTTACGAGTCTTATGATGAGACCGTCATGAATCCGCTCGGTCTTGAAGAAGTGCGCCGCATTGCACAAGGCATGATCGCATCCAAGCAAGCCGACTTCGCTGCCGGCAAGATCTCCGCAGAAGCTCTGGACGATTACCTCAAGCACATGGAAGACATGATGCTCTCGATCCAAGATGCCTCGAAGTACAACAAGGGGTTGCGCAAGAAGGATCGTGTTATCGAGGGTCAAATCGCCTTTTCGTTCTAA
- the dnaN gene encoding DNA polymerase III subunit beta has translation MTTETLTEEQQRAAQLEAAAAATAFTSTQKLTATIKTSALKEAVGRVGGSISTKASIPSLTMLYFYINQDRLELRGSNGSITTQTFLPLEKGVAALEGEAGGMLFPGKKFMDLLAKLTGVNTVLTFDGLGVKIKSKGAEVNMTGLHLDLYPQLHPVRGTRSFEIPTDVLLMMYKRTDYAVSKKETDKVLTSVMHELKGKSFRTVACDRHRLAAQHYDLDVAAEDARLAVPAETVSEVKKSLKGNPTTLIEFNDSSIMYTLGNTKIYSSVYAEVYPQVDSLIPPTTQINMTIGSKELKEIFDRCSLFQDEQGCLAHMIINPVQRRMRVLTATTAEGNQLKEDVQLTRGEGDDLVLSCNVKYFTDMLAHAGDVELSLGLNAADAPMILRTYNGRQENVDLVLPIRVAGAPTTPAIENFNPIETEGDAFAAMVASYGEQA, from the coding sequence ATGACAACCGAAACCCTTACAGAAGAACAACAACGGGCGGCTCAGCTAGAAGCGGCAGCAGCGGCGACTGCCTTTACTTCGACTCAGAAACTGACTGCCACAATCAAGACAAGCGCCCTCAAGGAAGCTGTCGGCCGTGTCGGCGGATCGATCTCCACGAAGGCTTCCATTCCGTCGCTCACTATGCTCTATTTTTATATCAATCAGGATCGCCTCGAGCTGCGTGGCTCTAATGGCAGCATCACGACGCAAACCTTCCTGCCGCTTGAGAAAGGCGTAGCCGCTCTCGAAGGAGAGGCAGGCGGCATGTTGTTCCCTGGAAAGAAATTCATGGATCTGCTAGCGAAGCTGACCGGGGTGAATACGGTTCTTACGTTCGACGGCCTGGGCGTGAAGATCAAATCCAAAGGGGCCGAGGTCAATATGACTGGCCTTCATCTCGATCTGTATCCACAGCTCCATCCTGTCAGAGGCACACGCTCGTTCGAGATCCCAACCGACGTGCTGCTGATGATGTACAAACGCACGGATTATGCGGTTTCCAAAAAGGAAACAGACAAAGTGCTGACCAGTGTCATGCACGAGCTCAAGGGCAAATCCTTCCGCACGGTTGCTTGCGACCGTCACCGTTTGGCAGCGCAGCATTACGATCTGGATGTAGCGGCAGAAGATGCACGACTCGCCGTTCCGGCTGAGACGGTCTCCGAGGTAAAGAAGAGCCTCAAAGGCAATCCAACGACGCTGATCGAGTTCAACGACAGCTCGATCATGTATACCCTCGGTAACACGAAGATCTATTCGAGCGTCTATGCGGAAGTGTATCCGCAAGTTGACTCGCTGATTCCGCCGACGACGCAAATCAATATGACGATCGGGTCCAAGGAGCTCAAAGAGATCTTCGATCGCTGCTCGCTGTTTCAAGATGAACAGGGCTGCTTGGCGCATATGATCATCAATCCGGTGCAGCGCCGTATGCGTGTGCTGACCGCCACGACCGCAGAAGGTAATCAACTCAAGGAAGACGTGCAGTTGACTCGTGGCGAGGGCGACGATCTCGTTCTCTCTTGCAACGTCAAATACTTCACGGATATGCTTGCGCATGCGGGCGACGTCGAGCTCTCGCTTGGGCTGAACGCAGCCGATGCGCCGATGATCCTGCGCACGTACAACGGCCGTCAGGAAAACGTGGATCTGGTTCTGCCGATTCGGGTAGCCGGCGCACCGACAACGCCAGCCATTGAAAACTTCAATCCGATTGAGACGGAAGGCGACGCTTTCGCCGCAATGGTCGCCAGCTACGGTGAACAAGCGTAG